A window of Phycobacter azelaicus contains these coding sequences:
- a CDS encoding pyruvate carboxylase has product MTDFKKILIANRGEIAIRVMRAANEMGKKTVAVYAEEDKLGLHRFKADEAYRIGEGLGPVAAYLSIDEIIRVAKESGADAIHPGYGLLSENPDFVDACARNGITFIGPKAETMRALGDKASARRVAIEAGVPVIPATEVLGDDMAAIKKEAAEVGYPLMLKASWGGGGRGMRPIFSEDELEEKVLEGRREAEAAFGNGEGYLEKMITRARHVEVQILGDKHGEIYHLWERDCSVQRRNQKVVERAPAPYLTDAQREELCDLGRKICAHVNYECAGTVEFLMDMESGNFYFIEVNPRVQVEHTVTEEVTGIDIVQAQILIAEGKPLAEATGKADQTEIRLNGHALQTRVTTEDPLNNFIPDYGRITAYRSATGMGIRLDGGTAYAGGVITRYYDSLLTKVTAWAPTPEKAIARMDRALREFRVRGVSTNIAFVENLLKHPTFLSNEYTTKFIDETPELFQFAKRQDRGTKVLTYIADISVNGHPETEGRPEPKPGLKDPRPPRVETGNLPYGTRNLLEQKGPQAVADWMKAQRQLLITDTTMRDGHQSLLATRMRSIDMIKVAPAYAQNLSQLFSVECWGGATFDVAYRFLQECPWQRLRDLREAMPNLMTQMLLRGSNGVGYTNYPDNVVQFFVKEAAKGIDVFRVFDSLNWVENMRVAMDAVNESGKICEGTICYTGDINDPARAKYDVKYYVGMAKELEAAGAHVLGLKDMAGLLKPVAARQLIKALKEEVGLPIHFHTHDTAGVAVATILAAAEAGVDAVDCAMDAFSGNTSQATLGTVVEALRHTDRDTGLDIGSVREISDYWDDVRAHYAAFESGMQAPSSEVYLHEMPGGQFTNLKAQARSLGLEERWHEVAQTYADVNQMFGDIVKVTPSSKVVGDMALMMVSQGLSRAEVEDPATEVSFPDSVVDMMRGNLGQPPGGFPEGIVAKVLKGEAPNEERPGKHLEPVDLEATRAELSQQLEGKKVDDEDLNGYLMYPKVFLDYMGRHREYGPVRTLPTHTFFYGMEPGDEISAEIDPGKTLEIRLQALGETDENGEVKAFFELNGQPRVIRVPNRLVKSTTAARPKAEAGNANHIGAPMPGVVASVAAQVGQQVHEGDLLLTIEAMKMETGLHAERDAVVKAVHVQPGGQIDAKDLLIELE; this is encoded by the coding sequence ATGACCGACTTCAAGAAAATCCTCATCGCCAACCGCGGCGAGATCGCCATCCGCGTGATGCGTGCGGCCAATGAAATGGGCAAGAAGACCGTCGCGGTCTACGCCGAGGAGGACAAGCTGGGCCTGCATCGCTTTAAGGCGGATGAGGCATACCGGATCGGCGAGGGGCTTGGCCCGGTGGCCGCCTACCTGTCCATCGACGAGATCATCCGCGTCGCCAAGGAGTCGGGCGCAGATGCGATCCATCCGGGCTATGGCCTTCTGTCGGAGAACCCCGATTTTGTCGACGCCTGCGCGCGCAATGGCATCACCTTCATCGGCCCCAAGGCCGAAACCATGCGCGCCCTGGGCGACAAGGCCTCTGCCCGCCGCGTGGCGATAGAGGCGGGCGTCCCGGTCATCCCCGCGACCGAGGTGCTGGGCGATGACATGGCCGCCATCAAGAAAGAAGCGGCCGAGGTTGGCTATCCCTTGATGCTGAAAGCCTCCTGGGGCGGCGGCGGACGCGGAATGCGCCCGATCTTCTCCGAGGATGAGCTGGAGGAGAAGGTTCTGGAAGGGCGCCGCGAGGCCGAAGCCGCATTCGGCAACGGCGAGGGGTATCTCGAAAAGATGATCACCCGCGCCCGTCACGTGGAAGTGCAGATCCTGGGCGACAAGCACGGTGAGATCTACCACCTGTGGGAGCGGGACTGTTCGGTCCAGCGCCGCAACCAGAAGGTCGTGGAGCGCGCCCCTGCCCCCTACCTGACGGACGCCCAGCGCGAGGAACTGTGTGATCTGGGCCGCAAGATCTGCGCCCATGTGAATTATGAATGCGCGGGCACCGTCGAATTCCTGATGGATATGGAGTCCGGCAACTTCTACTTCATCGAAGTGAACCCCCGCGTTCAGGTGGAACATACCGTCACCGAAGAAGTCACCGGCATCGACATCGTTCAGGCCCAGATCCTGATCGCCGAGGGCAAGCCCCTGGCCGAGGCCACCGGCAAGGCGGACCAGACCGAAATCCGCCTTAACGGTCATGCGCTGCAGACCCGCGTCACCACCGAGGATCCGCTCAACAACTTCATCCCCGACTATGGCCGCATCACCGCCTACCGGTCCGCGACCGGCATGGGCATTCGCCTTGATGGCGGCACGGCCTATGCGGGCGGGGTGATCACCCGCTACTATGACAGCCTTCTCACCAAAGTGACCGCCTGGGCACCGACCCCGGAAAAGGCGATTGCCCGCATGGACCGCGCCCTGCGCGAATTCCGCGTGCGCGGGGTCTCCACCAATATCGCCTTCGTGGAAAACCTGCTGAAGCACCCGACCTTCCTCAGCAATGAATACACCACCAAGTTCATCGACGAGACGCCCGAGCTGTTCCAGTTCGCCAAGCGCCAGGACCGCGGCACCAAGGTTCTGACCTACATCGCCGACATCAGCGTCAACGGCCACCCCGAGACCGAAGGTCGGCCAGAGCCAAAGCCCGGCCTCAAGGATCCGCGCCCGCCAAGGGTCGAGACCGGCAACCTGCCCTATGGCACCCGCAACCTTCTGGAGCAGAAAGGCCCGCAGGCGGTCGCCGACTGGATGAAGGCGCAGCGCCAGCTTCTGATCACCGACACCACCATGCGCGACGGGCACCAGTCGCTCTTGGCGACCCGGATGCGGTCGATCGACATGATCAAGGTGGCCCCGGCCTATGCGCAGAACCTCTCCCAGCTGTTCTCGGTCGAATGCTGGGGCGGTGCGACCTTTGATGTGGCCTATCGGTTCCTGCAGGAATGCCCCTGGCAACGCCTGCGCGATCTGCGCGAGGCCATGCCGAACCTGATGACCCAAATGCTGCTGCGCGGCTCGAACGGGGTCGGCTACACCAACTACCCGGACAACGTGGTCCAGTTCTTCGTCAAGGAAGCCGCCAAGGGCATCGATGTCTTCCGCGTCTTCGATAGCCTCAACTGGGTCGAGAACATGCGCGTCGCCATGGACGCCGTGAACGAGAGCGGAAAGATCTGCGAAGGCACCATCTGCTATACCGGCGACATCAACGATCCGGCCCGCGCCAAGTATGACGTGAAATACTACGTCGGCATGGCCAAGGAGCTGGAAGCGGCCGGCGCCCATGTGCTGGGTCTTAAGGACATGGCGGGCCTTCTGAAACCCGTCGCCGCCCGCCAGTTGATCAAGGCCCTGAAGGAAGAAGTCGGCCTGCCGATCCACTTCCACACCCATGACACCGCAGGCGTGGCCGTGGCCACCATCCTCGCCGCTGCCGAGGCGGGCGTTGACGCGGTGGACTGCGCCATGGACGCCTTTTCCGGCAACACATCGCAGGCGACGCTGGGCACGGTGGTGGAGGCACTGCGCCACACCGACCGTGACACCGGGCTGGACATCGGATCGGTGCGCGAGATCTCGGACTACTGGGATGATGTGCGCGCACATTACGCGGCCTTCGAATCCGGCATGCAGGCGCCCTCCTCCGAGGTTTACCTGCACGAAATGCCCGGCGGTCAGTTCACCAACCTCAAGGCGCAGGCACGCTCCCTCGGGCTGGAAGAGCGCTGGCACGAGGTCGCCCAGACTTATGCGGATGTGAACCAGATGTTTGGCGACATCGTGAAAGTAACGCCGTCCTCAAAAGTGGTTGGCGACATGGCGCTGATGATGGTCAGCCAGGGCCTGAGCCGCGCCGAAGTCGAAGACCCGGCCACAGAAGTGTCGTTCCCGGATTCCGTCGTGGACATGATGCGCGGCAACCTTGGCCAGCCTCCGGGCGGCTTCCCGGAAGGCATCGTCGCGAAGGTGTTGAAAGGCGAAGCGCCCAATGAGGAACGCCCCGGCAAGCACCTTGAGCCCGTGGATCTGGAAGCAACCCGCGCCGAGCTGTCACAGCAGCTGGAAGGCAAAAAGGTCGATGACGAGGATCTGAACGGCTACCTGATGTATCCCAAGGTCTTTCTTGATTACATGGGTCGCCACCGCGAATACGGCCCGGTCCGCACCCTGCCGACACATACCTTCTTCTACGGTATGGAACCCGGTGACGAGATCTCGGCCGAAATTGACCCCGGCAAGACGCTTGAAATCCGTCTGCAGGCCCTCGGTGAAACCGATGAAAACGGCGAGGTGAAAGCCTTCTTTGAGCTGAACGGCCAGCCGCGCGTGATCCGTGTGCCGAACCGGTTGGTGAAATCCACCACCGCAGCGCGGCCCAAGGCTGAAGCCGGCAACGCCAACCACATCGGCGCGCCGATGCCGGGCGTAGTGGCCTCTGTCGCAGCGCAGGTGGGCCAGCAGGTGCACGAAGGCGACCTTCTGCTGACCATCGAAGCCATGAAGATGGAAACCGGCCTGCACGCCGAGCGCGATGCGGTGGTCAAGGCGGTGCATGTTCAGCCGGGTGGACAGATCGATGCCAAGGATCTGTTGATCGAGCTGGAGTAA
- a CDS encoding SGNH/GDSL hydrolase family protein: MRVLLSVLFVTILASCAPTPRQDTDIVVIGDSVMAWNRSDGRDIGSVIAAELQRPVLSRANFGAQVRAGNGASLLRLGIPDQLPEGPWNWVVMNGGANDLGFSCGCTRCAGEIEALISPDGQVGAIPDLISRAQAQGARVLWLGYYRAPETRSFEGCRPGLVEIERRIARLAATRAGVFFLDAEDVLDPPLPEHFDRDRTHPSVLGSSLIGAAVADLIKRRG; encoded by the coding sequence TTGCGTGTTCTGCTGAGTGTTCTGTTTGTAACTATCCTTGCCTCCTGTGCGCCGACGCCGCGGCAGGATACCGACATTGTGGTGATCGGAGACTCCGTGATGGCCTGGAACAGGTCCGACGGCCGGGATATCGGGAGCGTCATCGCAGCTGAACTGCAGCGGCCTGTCCTGAGCCGCGCAAATTTTGGCGCGCAGGTTCGCGCTGGCAACGGGGCGTCCCTGTTGCGCCTCGGCATCCCTGATCAGTTGCCGGAGGGGCCGTGGAATTGGGTGGTGATGAACGGCGGGGCCAATGACCTGGGGTTTTCCTGTGGTTGCACGCGGTGCGCAGGCGAGATCGAGGCCTTGATTTCACCTGACGGGCAGGTTGGGGCAATCCCGGATCTGATTTCACGGGCGCAGGCGCAAGGCGCCCGGGTTTTGTGGCTTGGCTACTACCGCGCGCCCGAAACACGGTCTTTCGAAGGGTGCCGCCCTGGCTTGGTAGAGATCGAGCGACGCATCGCGCGGCTCGCGGCCACGCGCGCCGGTGTGTTTTTTCTGGATGCAGAGGATGTGCTGGACCCGCCGTTGCCTGAACACTTCGACCGTGATCGCACGCATCCTTCGGTGCTTGGCTCAAGCCTTATTGGCGCAGCGGTGGCGGACCTCATCAAGCGGCGGGGATAG
- a CDS encoding MAPEG family protein, with the protein MFAITSMYAGAAALMFVYLTLGVSRQRIRHKVSIGDGNNRAVLVAIRAQGNFVEYVPIGLILMAAVESRGAPELAVHALGAMLIGGRLMHAIGFTRRPQILILRQAGIVLNLVMLLAAGLGLLAHAIV; encoded by the coding sequence ATGTTTGCTATCACGTCCATGTATGCCGGCGCAGCGGCGCTGATGTTTGTCTACCTGACGCTGGGCGTCAGTCGACAGCGGATCAGGCACAAGGTCTCAATCGGGGATGGCAACAACCGCGCCGTCCTGGTGGCAATTCGCGCCCAGGGCAATTTTGTCGAATACGTACCCATCGGCCTGATCCTGATGGCTGCCGTCGAAAGCCGGGGCGCGCCCGAGCTGGCGGTTCATGCACTTGGCGCGATGCTGATCGGCGGACGCCTCATGCATGCCATCGGGTTTACCAGACGTCCGCAAATCCTGATCCTGCGACAGGCCGGTATCGTGCTGAACCTCGTCATGCTGCTGGCTGCGGGGCTTGGTCTTCTCGCCCACGCCATTGTGTAG
- a CDS encoding DNA cytosine methyltransferase, which yields MLTSVELCAGAGGQALGLERAGFDHTALVEIDKHCCATLRHNRPAWNVLEEDVRAFKEDAAAYKGIDLLAGGLPCPPFSVAGKQLGEKDERNLFDDAIDIVDATRPRAVMIENVRGFLDAVFHDYREKLKGQLAKLGYETDWRLLNASDYGVPQLRPRVAIVALRKEYTDQFAWPDPLPHNPPTVGETLLDLMKERGWRGAEDWAAKADEIAPTIVGGSKKHGGPDLGPTRARRAWAALGVEGRTIAYEAPDPFHNDMPRLTVRMVARIQGFPDAWHFTGAKTNAYRQVGNAFPPPVAEAVARQLRAAIAKPNLRAVQA from the coding sequence ATGCTAACGTCAGTTGAACTCTGTGCGGGTGCAGGCGGGCAGGCTTTGGGGCTGGAGCGCGCCGGGTTTGATCACACCGCGCTGGTCGAGATCGACAAGCATTGCTGCGCCACCCTGCGCCACAACCGCCCCGCCTGGAATGTTCTCGAAGAAGACGTGCGTGCCTTCAAGGAAGACGCCGCAGCCTACAAGGGCATCGACCTTCTGGCAGGCGGCCTGCCCTGCCCGCCCTTTTCAGTTGCAGGCAAGCAACTGGGCGAAAAGGATGAGCGTAACCTTTTTGATGACGCCATCGATATCGTCGATGCCACCCGCCCCCGCGCGGTGATGATCGAGAACGTGCGCGGCTTTCTGGACGCGGTGTTTCACGACTATCGCGAGAAACTGAAGGGGCAGCTTGCGAAACTCGGCTACGAGACCGACTGGCGCCTTTTGAATGCCTCGGACTATGGGGTGCCGCAACTGCGCCCGCGCGTCGCCATTGTTGCCTTGCGCAAGGAATATACCGATCAGTTCGCCTGGCCGGATCCCTTGCCTCACAATCCGCCAACGGTTGGGGAAACGCTGCTGGACCTGATGAAGGAACGCGGCTGGCGCGGGGCCGAGGACTGGGCGGCAAAGGCCGATGAGATCGCCCCCACCATCGTTGGCGGCTCCAAGAAACACGGCGGGCCGGATCTTGGCCCCACCCGCGCACGCCGCGCCTGGGCCGCGCTTGGCGTCGAAGGGCGCACCATCGCCTATGAGGCCCCCGATCCCTTTCACAACGACATGCCGCGCCTCACGGTGCGCATGGTGGCCCGCATCCAGGGCTTCCCAGACGCCTGGCACTTTACCGGCGCCAAGACCAACGCCTACCGCCAGGTGGGCAATGCCTTCCCGCCCCCGGTGGCCGAGGCGGTGGCCCGCCAGCTGAGGGCGGCGATTGCAAAGCCGAATCTGCGCGCGGTGCAGGCGTGA
- a CDS encoding NaeI family type II restriction endonuclease, protein MKQNIPDSLVDPVHPDFGILFPLADEITTRAGGSLALEYDVPQMLRQCIDDVIMTPKTGRRAYEELEKTEKTYIGTRVEIELRALLGLQKGRLDTRIQGYDVDIKHTMGSNWMIPTEALGEVCLLVAADEVRARCYLGLIKARPEYLTAGQNKDAKRSVSAEGFRHIYWLFRDHPYPANFWRPLPEEVVLRIFAAETGNARMAELFRQVQRRPIPRDVLEAVAQQKDFMRRIRSDKGRGARDILARDGILLLSGQYDSQLIRALDLPPCPASAFISCEPQSAQQRSLARQAGFDLPEA, encoded by the coding sequence ATGAAGCAGAACATTCCCGACAGCCTTGTCGATCCCGTCCATCCGGATTTCGGGATCCTGTTCCCCCTCGCCGATGAGATCACCACCCGCGCGGGCGGCAGCCTGGCGCTGGAATACGATGTGCCGCAGATGCTGCGCCAGTGCATCGACGATGTGATCATGACGCCCAAGACCGGGCGTCGCGCATATGAGGAACTGGAAAAGACCGAAAAGACCTATATCGGCACAAGGGTCGAGATCGAGCTACGAGCGCTTCTGGGCTTGCAAAAGGGGCGGCTCGACACCCGGATCCAGGGCTATGATGTCGACATCAAGCACACCATGGGCAGCAACTGGATGATTCCTACCGAAGCGCTTGGAGAGGTCTGCCTCCTCGTTGCCGCCGACGAGGTACGCGCACGCTGCTATTTGGGCCTGATCAAAGCCCGCCCCGAATACCTGACGGCGGGGCAGAACAAGGACGCCAAACGCTCGGTCTCGGCCGAAGGGTTCCGGCATATCTACTGGCTGTTCCGCGACCACCCCTATCCGGCCAATTTCTGGCGCCCGCTGCCCGAAGAGGTGGTCCTGCGCATCTTTGCCGCCGAGACCGGCAACGCCCGCATGGCTGAACTGTTCCGGCAGGTGCAGCGCAGGCCGATCCCGCGCGACGTCTTAGAGGCAGTGGCCCAGCAAAAAGACTTCATGCGCCGGATCCGCTCGGACAAGGGACGCGGTGCTCGCGACATACTGGCCCGCGACGGGATCCTGCTGCTTTCGGGGCAATATGATTCCCAGCTAATCCGCGCGCTTGACCTGCCGCCCTGCCCGGCCAGCGCTTTTATCTCCTGCGAGCCGCAATCCGCGCAGCAGCGCAGTCTTGCAAGGCAAGCCGGCTTTGACCTGCCTGAGGCATAG
- a CDS encoding aminotransferase codes for MAPVIYPTTNLTATEQLCLDHAKGIYVYDKDGKEYIEGLAGLWCTSLGYGNAEVIEAITDQLTKLSFSHTFGGKTHEPIQKLAEKLKAMVPVEDAYFFFGNSGSDANDTHYKMLRYYFNAIGKPEKRKIITRERGYHGVTVAAGSLTSLPANLAHFDAPVEALHILRSDAPHYYTGRKGNETEAQFVDRIIDNLEQQIIAEDPDTIAAMIVEPITGASGVIVPPEGYYEKLQAVLRKHGILVWADEVICGFGRTGADFGCTTMGIKPDLMTFAKQLSSAYFPISASVIPGWMYKEMVAPSNEVGVFGHGYTYSGHPAACAAALKTLEIYERDNLFGHAAEVGDHMQAQLREIFEGHPLVGEVRGKGLIAALELVSNKTTGASFEKGAAGAMAQKLCEENGLILRAVAGNAVALCPPLIITKAEVDEMLKRLKTSIDTAYERLKEQGLIAA; via the coding sequence ATGGCCCCTGTCATATATCCCACCACCAACCTGACCGCGACGGAGCAACTCTGCCTGGATCATGCCAAGGGAATCTACGTCTACGACAAGGACGGAAAGGAATACATTGAAGGGCTTGCGGGCCTGTGGTGCACCTCGCTGGGCTATGGCAACGCCGAAGTGATCGAGGCGATCACCGATCAGCTGACCAAGCTCTCCTTCTCGCACACGTTTGGCGGCAAGACCCACGAGCCGATCCAGAAACTGGCGGAAAAACTGAAAGCCATGGTGCCGGTGGAGGATGCCTATTTCTTCTTCGGCAACTCAGGCTCGGATGCCAATGACACTCACTACAAGATGCTGCGTTATTACTTCAACGCCATCGGCAAGCCGGAAAAGCGTAAAATCATCACCCGCGAACGTGGCTATCACGGCGTCACCGTGGCGGCAGGCTCTTTGACCTCCCTGCCCGCGAACCTGGCGCATTTCGACGCGCCTGTTGAGGCGCTGCACATCCTGCGCTCGGACGCGCCGCATTACTATACTGGCCGCAAGGGCAATGAGACCGAAGCGCAGTTCGTGGACCGGATCATCGACAATCTGGAACAGCAGATCATCGCCGAGGACCCCGACACCATCGCCGCGATGATCGTGGAGCCGATCACCGGTGCTTCGGGCGTCATCGTGCCGCCCGAAGGCTATTATGAGAAACTCCAGGCGGTGCTGCGCAAGCATGGCATTCTGGTCTGGGCGGATGAGGTGATCTGTGGCTTTGGCCGCACCGGCGCCGATTTCGGCTGCACCACCATGGGCATCAAGCCCGACCTCATGACTTTTGCCAAGCAGCTCTCCTCGGCCTATTTCCCCATCTCGGCATCGGTTATTCCCGGCTGGATGTACAAGGAAATGGTCGCCCCCTCGAACGAGGTCGGCGTCTTCGGCCACGGCTATACCTATTCCGGCCACCCCGCCGCCTGCGCCGCCGCCCTGAAAACGCTGGAGATCTACGAGCGCGACAATCTGTTCGGCCATGCCGCCGAGGTCGGCGATCACATGCAGGCACAGCTGCGCGAGATCTTTGAGGGTCACCCGCTGGTGGGTGAGGTGCGCGGCAAGGGTCTGATCGCGGCGCTTGAGCTGGTGTCGAACAAGACAACCGGCGCCAGCTTTGAAAAAGGCGCGGCCGGTGCGATGGCGCAGAAGCTCTGCGAGGAAAACGGCCTGATCCTGCGTGCGGTTGCCGGCAATGCGGTGGCGCTCTGCCCGCCGCTGATCATCACCAAGGCAGAGGTGGACGAGATGCTGAAACGCCTCAAGACCTCGATCGATACCGCCTATGAGCGCCTGAAAGAGCAAGGCTTGATCGCCGCCTGA
- a CDS encoding Lrp/AsnC family transcriptional regulator has product MSTCVFIQIRCKPGTTYKVAEDIALREIHSELYSTSGEYDLLMKLYIPKDEDVGKYINDHLLVIPNIERSLTTMTYKVF; this is encoded by the coding sequence ATGTCGACCTGCGTTTTCATCCAGATCCGCTGCAAGCCCGGCACCACCTACAAGGTGGCCGAGGATATTGCGCTGCGGGAAATCCACTCCGAGCTTTACTCCACCAGCGGCGAATACGATCTCCTGATGAAGCTCTATATTCCCAAGGATGAGGATGTAGGCAAATACATCAATGACCACCTGCTGGTGATCCCGAATATCGAACGCTCTCTCACCACGATGACCTACAAGGTTTTCTGA
- the hisB gene encoding imidazoleglycerol-phosphate dehydratase HisB, whose product MRSAQITRSTAETEISVEINLDGTGAYDNQTGVGFFDHMLDQLARHSLIDMTIRAKGDYHIDDHHTVEDTGIALGQALVKALGDKKGIRRYGECHLPMDDAQVRCALDLSARPFLIWNVTLPTPKIGTFDTELVREFFQALSTHGGITLHIDQIHGFNSHHIAEAAFKAVARALRDAVETDPRKGDAIPSTKGAL is encoded by the coding sequence ATGCGCAGCGCACAGATCACCCGCTCCACCGCCGAGACCGAGATTTCGGTGGAGATCAACCTCGATGGCACCGGAGCATATGACAACCAGACCGGGGTCGGCTTTTTCGATCACATGCTGGACCAGCTGGCGCGGCACTCGCTGATCGACATGACCATCCGCGCCAAGGGCGACTATCACATCGACGACCACCACACGGTCGAGGATACCGGCATTGCGCTAGGTCAGGCACTGGTCAAGGCGCTCGGCGACAAGAAGGGCATCCGCCGCTACGGGGAATGCCACCTGCCGATGGATGACGCCCAGGTGCGCTGCGCGCTGGACCTGTCGGCGCGCCCTTTCCTGATCTGGAACGTCACCCTGCCGACGCCCAAGATCGGCACCTTCGATACCGAACTGGTGCGCGAGTTCTTCCAGGCGCTCAGCACCCACGGCGGCATCACGCTCCATATCGACCAGATCCACGGGTTCAACAGCCACCATATTGCCGAGGCTGCCTTCAAGGCCGTGGCCCGCGCTTTGCGCGATGCGGTCGAGACCGATCCGCGCAAAGGTGATGCGATCCCCTCGACCAAGGGCGCGCTCTAA